The following coding sequences are from one Coffea arabica cultivar ET-39 chromosome 11e, Coffea Arabica ET-39 HiFi, whole genome shotgun sequence window:
- the LOC113718869 gene encoding probable inactive receptor kinase At1g48480 encodes MALSADISGVKLVFLGNVVGEYELEDLLHSDFSMLGKGTLGMSYKARLELEDEYTLAVKRMNVGRLSEMEFREKIEELGKMDHENLLPIRAYCCIQEKRILVYDYIHMGSLAYLLHGNGDANKTPLNWDIRCRIAYGVARGIAYIHTQGSNICHGNLRSSNVFFNSSFDVRVSEFGLAQLVPVESKLILNEGYRAPEVTGNHEVSQKSDVYSFGVLLLELLTGKAPLRAVRELEGIDLVKWVRLMFQEKPILDVFDDDLVLNYESDEEQMVQLLQLAVCCTFQNPSKRPSMAAVANRIEEICRIK; translated from the exons ATGGCATTGAGTGCTGATATTTCTGGTGTCAAGTTGGTGTTTTTGGGAAATGTTGTTGGAGAGTATGAACTTGAAGACTTGTTGCATTCTGATTTTAGTATGTTGGGCAAGGGAACTCTGGGGATGTCTTACAAAGCAAGATTGGAGTTGGAGGACGAATATACTCTGGCTGTGAAGAGAATGAACGTTGGTAGATTGTCTGAAATGGAATTTAGAGAGAAGATTGAAGAATTAGGCAAAATGGATCATGAAAATTTGCTACCTATCAGGGCATATTGTTGCATTCAAGAGAAAAGAATACTTGTCTATGATTATATTCATATGGGAAGCTTAGCTTATCTCTTGCATG GAAATGGAGACGCAAATAAGACTCCCCTGAATTGGGACATAAGGTGCAGGATTGCTTATGGAGTCGCTCGCGGTATTGCCTACATCCATACACAAGGATCTAACATTTGCCATGGAAACTTAAGGTCATCCAATGTGTTCTTTAACAGCTCTTTCGATGTCCGAGTTTCTGAGTTTGGCTTAGCTCAACTTGTTCCCGTAGAATCCAAACTGATCCTAAATGAAGGGTATAGAGCACCAGAGGTGACTGGCAACCATGAAGTTTCTCAGAAGTCTGATGTCTACAGCTTTGGAGTCCTGCTCCTGGAATTGCTCACTGGCAAGGCCCCCCTACGTGCTGTTCGCGAACTAGAAGGGATAGACCTAGTTAAGTGGGTAAGGCTGATGTTTCAGGAAAAACCCATTCTTGATGTTTTTGATGATGATCTGGTGCTAAACTATGAGAGCGATGAGGAACAAATGGTTCAGTTGTTACAACTTGCGGTTTGCTGTACTTTCCAGAATCCTAGTAAAAGGCCTTCAATGGCTGCCGTGGCTAATCGAATTGAAGAAATCTGCAGAATTAAGTAA